A region of Catenibacterium mitsuokai DNA encodes the following proteins:
- a CDS encoding ABC transporter ATP-binding protein, giving the protein MLKIEHVSKTFNLGTINEKKALIDINLQLDDGDFVTVIGGNGAGKSTLMNMIAGVYPIDCGHIKLDDKDISLYPEYKRAGLIGRVFQDPMMGTAADMQIDENLAMAKRRGQKRTLKWGIKKEEKKLYYDLLKTLNLGLEERMTSKVGLLSGGQRQALTLLMATVTKPKILLLDEHTAALDPATSAKVLLLTNKIVTEQKLTAMMVTHDMQQAIDVGNRLIMMYNGQIIYDVKGEEKKKLTVPFLLKKFEEASGSEFVNDRMLLK; this is encoded by the coding sequence ATGCTTAAGATTGAACATGTATCAAAAACATTTAACCTTGGCACTATTAATGAGAAGAAGGCCTTGATTGATATTAATCTTCAATTAGATGATGGAGATTTCGTTACTGTTATTGGTGGTAACGGTGCTGGTAAATCCACTTTAATGAATATGATTGCAGGTGTTTATCCTATTGATTGTGGTCATATTAAACTAGATGATAAAGATATTTCTTTGTATCCAGAATATAAACGTGCAGGTCTTATTGGTCGTGTATTCCAGGATCCTATGATGGGTACTGCAGCTGATATGCAGATTGATGAAAACCTTGCCATGGCTAAAAGACGTGGTCAGAAGCGTACTTTAAAGTGGGGTATCAAGAAAGAAGAAAAGAAGTTGTATTATGACCTCTTAAAGACCTTAAATTTAGGCCTAGAAGAGAGAATGACAAGTAAGGTAGGTTTATTATCAGGTGGACAAAGACAGGCTCTTACACTGTTAATGGCGACTGTCACAAAGCCTAAGATTCTCTTACTTGATGAACATACAGCCGCTCTTGATCCGGCAACGAGTGCTAAGGTATTACTTTTGACTAATAAGATTGTCACTGAGCAGAAATTAACTGCAATGATGGTTACTCATGATATGCAGCAGGCTATCGATGTAGGAAATAGATTGATCATGATGTACAATGGTCAAATCATCTATGATGTAAAAGGTGAAGAAAAAAAGAAATTAACTGTTCCTTTCCTACTTAAGAAGTTTGAAGAAGCAAGTGGCAGTGAATTTGTGAATGACAGAATGTTGTTGAAATAA
- a CDS encoding ABC transporter permease, producing MSLFLALQSATYQGVLWGIMAVGVYITFRLLDIADMTCDGSFATGSAVCAVILTNHGNPIIAILAATLAGALAGFVTGLLHTKCKIPAILAGILAQLGLYSINLRIMGKSNIPLLQTESLYDWGPMVGLTVSQSTLIVGVIAVAIVIAILYWFFGTELGNALRATGNNEQMVRAVGVNTDYTKLLGLVISNALIALSGAMVGQSVGYGDVKIGMGAIVMGLASIVIGEVIFGRYGSFLKRLIAIIVGSIIYRIIIAVVIQLGLSTDDLKLLTAFIVALALTIPVLMANRKQTANYKKLTKEVDEKNA from the coding sequence ATGTCTTTATTTTTAGCATTACAAAGTGCGACTTATCAGGGTGTCCTATGGGGCATTATGGCAGTTGGTGTTTATATTACATTTCGTCTATTAGATATTGCAGATATGACATGTGATGGTTCTTTCGCAACAGGAAGTGCTGTATGTGCTGTTATTCTTACAAATCATGGTAATCCAATTATTGCAATTCTTGCAGCAACTCTTGCAGGAGCACTTGCTGGATTTGTGACTGGTTTATTACATACTAAATGTAAGATTCCTGCTATCCTTGCTGGTATCCTTGCACAGTTAGGCTTATATTCAATCAACTTACGTATTATGGGTAAATCAAACATCCCATTATTACAAACAGAAAGCTTATATGACTGGGGACCAATGGTTGGTTTAACTGTTTCACAGTCTACACTTATTGTAGGTGTTATTGCAGTAGCTATTGTCATTGCCATTCTCTATTGGTTCTTTGGAACTGAATTAGGTAATGCATTACGTGCTACTGGTAATAATGAACAGATGGTAAGAGCTGTTGGTGTCAATACTGATTATACTAAGCTACTTGGTTTAGTGATTTCAAATGCCTTAATCGCCTTAAGTGGTGCCATGGTTGGTCAGTCAGTTGGTTATGGCGATGTCAAGATCGGTATGGGTGCAATCGTTATGGGTCTTGCGTCTATCGTTATTGGTGAAGTCATCTTTGGTCGTTATGGTAGTTTCTTAAAGAGACTGATTGCGATTATTGTTGGTTCAATTATTTATCGTATTATTATCGCCGTTGTTATCCAGTTAGGTTTATCAACTGATGACTTAAAGCTACTCACTGCATTTATTGTAGCTCTCGCATTAACTATTCCAGTATTAATGGCTAATAGAAAACAGACTGCAAACTATAAGAAACTTACAAAAGAGGTGGATGAGAAAAATGCTTAA
- a CDS encoding ABC transporter substrate-binding protein: MKKFVCGLMAVGLALTGCGSQSSTKDKADVKIGVIQYMQHDALDASYKGFKDTLVKAGYKASNITLKNASGENSNCETIAESLVNDGNDLIYAIATPAAQAVVKKTKDIPVVVSAVTDPAGSKLVKSNKKPGGNVTGASDLTPVKEQIKLLKQIMPNAKTVAVMYAGNESNSEIQGKMAVKEIKAQGMTPLIKTVSESNEIQSVTDSIVGKADALYIPTDNLLASNIPAVVKVTDQAKIPVIVGEEGMCTKGGLATYGIDYYNLGSIAGKQAIKILTGKGNPATMPIEYLKASDCKLKVNKAQMEKLGIKVPQEVLDKAELI; encoded by the coding sequence ATGAAGAAATTTGTATGTGGTTTAATGGCAGTTGGTCTTGCATTAACTGGCTGTGGTAGTCAGTCTAGTACAAAAGATAAGGCTGATGTCAAGATTGGAGTCATCCAATATATGCAGCATGATGCATTGGATGCATCCTATAAGGGATTTAAGGATACTCTTGTAAAAGCAGGCTATAAGGCTTCTAATATTACTTTAAAGAATGCCAGTGGTGAAAACTCTAACTGTGAAACTATTGCAGAAAGCTTAGTGAATGATGGAAATGATTTGATTTACGCAATTGCAACTCCTGCAGCTCAGGCTGTTGTAAAGAAGACTAAAGATATTCCAGTTGTTGTATCTGCCGTTACTGATCCAGCTGGTAGTAAATTAGTTAAATCAAATAAGAAACCTGGTGGAAATGTAACTGGGGCAAGTGATTTAACACCTGTTAAAGAACAGATTAAATTATTAAAACAGATTATGCCTAACGCAAAGACTGTTGCTGTTATGTATGCAGGTAATGAATCTAACTCTGAAATTCAGGGTAAGATGGCTGTCAAAGAAATCAAAGCTCAGGGTATGACACCATTAATTAAGACTGTTTCTGAATCTAATGAAATCCAGTCAGTCACTGATTCTATTGTAGGTAAAGCAGATGCTTTATATATTCCAACGGATAACCTACTTGCTTCTAATATCCCAGCAGTTGTAAAAGTGACTGATCAGGCTAAAATCCCTGTTATTGTTGGTGAAGAAGGTATGTGTACTAAGGGTGGTTTAGCTACTTATGGTATTGATTATTATAACTTAGGTAGTATTGCCGGTAAACAGGCTATTAAGATCCTAACTGGTAAAGGTAATCCAGCAACTATGCCTATTGAATACTTAAAAGCGAGCGACTGTAAATTAAAGGTCAATAAAGCTCAGATGGAAAAGCTTGGTATTAAAGTACCACAGGAAGTATTAGATAAGGCTGAACTTATTTAA
- the glmS gene encoding glutamine--fructose-6-phosphate transaminase (isomerizing) yields MCGITAYCGNGEALPFLMQGLAKLEYRGYDSAGVTVLNNTLTTVKCKGRLKNLEEKLKNHDMTGHVGIGHTRWATHGVPSNLNSHPHTNPDNTLSIVHNGIIENYRELKDILLEKGYSFQSETDSEVVVMCLDYFYEGDLLEAVKKTLNCIDGSYALCIVSTEHPDEVVVAKKASPLVIGRTEDASVAASDIPALLAYTKDVYFLDDLEMAVLKKDSITFYNKDGEEITKEMTTIPYDMEAAQKNGYDTYMLKEINEQPHVIQETLRGRIFKDSIVLDELKDVDFNKFNKVYYVACGTAYHAGLCGASILERATRLPVLTQVASEFRYNDPIIDEKTLCIFVSQSGETADTLAALKLANEKGCTTIAVTNVLGSTISRDAQYTLYTCAGPEIAVASTKAYTTQLVLLTLIALYIANKRDNAINTDLMEQLNNLPEYVSKLLEDEKTFESYAKLLKEKHDCYFIGRSLDYASVLEGALKLKEVSYVHADAYIAGELKHGPIALIEPGTVVIAVATQPHVAAKTISNIQETIARGAEVVLFTVEGQEVSGVENTYYLPNIHPLLQSVLVAIPLQLIAYHTACIKGCDVDKPRNLAKSVTVE; encoded by the coding sequence ATGTGTGGTATTACAGCTTATTGCGGCAATGGTGAAGCCCTACCTTTTTTAATGCAGGGGCTTGCTAAACTTGAATACAGAGGATATGACTCTGCAGGTGTAACAGTGTTAAATAACACTCTTACAACTGTTAAGTGTAAAGGTCGTTTAAAGAACCTAGAAGAAAAGCTAAAAAATCATGATATGACTGGTCATGTAGGTATTGGTCATACAAGATGGGCAACTCATGGTGTGCCTTCTAACTTGAATTCACATCCTCATACAAATCCAGATAATACTCTTTCTATTGTACACAACGGTATTATTGAAAACTATAGAGAATTAAAAGATATTTTGCTAGAAAAGGGTTATTCATTCCAAAGTGAAACAGATTCAGAAGTTGTTGTTATGTGTTTGGACTATTTCTATGAAGGAGATCTTCTAGAAGCAGTAAAGAAAACATTAAACTGTATTGATGGAAGTTATGCGCTTTGTATTGTTTCTACAGAACATCCTGATGAAGTAGTTGTAGCTAAAAAGGCTAGTCCACTCGTTATTGGACGTACTGAAGATGCAAGTGTTGCAGCCAGTGATATTCCTGCTTTACTTGCTTATACTAAAGATGTTTATTTCCTAGATGATTTAGAAATGGCTGTATTAAAGAAAGACAGCATTACTTTCTATAATAAAGATGGTGAAGAAATCACCAAAGAAATGACTACTATTCCTTATGATATGGAAGCGGCTCAGAAGAATGGTTACGATACATATATGTTAAAGGAAATCAATGAACAGCCTCATGTGATCCAGGAAACATTAAGAGGTCGTATTTTCAAGGATTCTATTGTTTTAGATGAATTAAAAGATGTTGATTTTAATAAATTCAATAAGGTTTATTATGTTGCATGTGGTACTGCTTATCATGCTGGATTATGTGGAGCTTCTATTCTAGAACGTGCCACTCGTCTACCAGTTCTTACACAGGTAGCCAGTGAATTCCGTTATAATGATCCAATTATTGATGAAAAGACTTTATGTATCTTTGTATCTCAGTCTGGTGAAACAGCTGATACTCTTGCTGCATTAAAGCTTGCTAATGAAAAAGGCTGTACAACAATTGCAGTCACTAATGTATTAGGTTCAACTATTTCTAGAGATGCGCAGTATACACTTTATACTTGTGCTGGTCCTGAGATTGCAGTTGCTTCTACAAAAGCTTATACAACCCAGTTAGTATTACTTACACTTATTGCCTTATATATTGCCAATAAGAGAGACAATGCAATTAATACTGATCTCATGGAACAGTTAAATAATCTTCCAGAATATGTTTCTAAGTTACTTGAAGATGAAAAGACATTCGAAAGCTATGCTAAGCTATTAAAAGAAAAACATGACTGCTACTTTATCGGAAGAAGTCTAGATTATGCCAGCGTGCTAGAAGGTGCTTTAAAGCTTAAAGAAGTATCTTATGTACATGCTGATGCTTATATTGCCGGTGAATTAAAACATGGTCCTATTGCCTTAATTGAACCTGGAACTGTAGTCATTGCAGTTGCCACTCAGCCTCATGTTGCCGCAAAGACTATCTCTAATATTCAGGAAACAATTGCGAGAGGTGCTGAAGTCGTTCTATTTACTGTTGAAGGACAAGAAGTCAGCGGTGTAGAAAACACTTATTATCTTCCTAATATTCATCCTTTATTACAGAGTGTACTTGTTGCTATCCCATTACAGTTAATCGCATACCATACAGCATGTATTAAAGGCTGTGATGTTGATAAACCTCGTAACCTTGCTAAATCAGTGACTGTAGAATAA
- a CDS encoding IS1/IS1595 family N-terminal zinc-binding domain-containing protein — protein sequence MITENQVKNYLRSKDKDYVNKLIESLYEQDDEDIDPSHKACPICGSVHFKKNGKDKNRHQRYICLDCHKSFSDRTNTLFYWSHFTLDQWLHFIELELYKMPLEGEAQVLETSKTTCFYMRHKLYHAASEIMGHQKLSGEVEIDTQYKSINLKGTRPQNMPRYSKKRGKQAAYRGISHHKVAIVCATDENDHMMMQVSGLGSESFDKYKANKDYFKDVEEFISDSKASIQQFANYLEAVNNKIKTSPLEKRYLTDDGKSLGAVNEMMTEVSSMIQTTRGVGTRYIQGYLDFLLLKKQAKYTFKRKEMASEILRMMMDTEAFSNEMVRATPMPISLKEAYYEYRYGIFAE from the coding sequence ATGATAACTGAAAACCAGGTAAAAAACTATTTAAGATCTAAGGATAAGGATTATGTAAATAAACTTATCGAATCATTATATGAACAGGATGATGAAGACATTGATCCATCTCATAAGGCATGCCCTATATGTGGTTCAGTCCATTTCAAGAAGAATGGAAAAGATAAGAACAGACATCAGAGATATATCTGTCTTGACTGTCACAAGTCTTTTAGTGATAGAACCAACACCTTATTCTACTGGTCTCATTTTACTTTGGACCAGTGGCTTCACTTCATTGAACTGGAACTATATAAAATGCCTCTAGAGGGTGAGGCTCAAGTCTTAGAGACAAGCAAGACGACCTGCTTCTATATGCGTCATAAACTTTATCATGCAGCATCTGAAATCATGGGTCATCAGAAATTATCTGGTGAAGTTGAAATAGATACACAGTATAAAAGTATAAACCTAAAGGGAACACGTCCTCAAAATATGCCTAGATACTCAAAGAAAAGAGGTAAACAGGCTGCATATAGAGGAATATCTCATCACAAGGTTGCCATTGTCTGTGCTACAGATGAAAATGATCATATGATGATGCAGGTATCAGGTCTTGGAAGTGAGTCATTCGATAAATATAAAGCGAATAAAGACTACTTTAAGGATGTGGAAGAGTTCATATCAGATTCAAAGGCAAGCATACAGCAGTTTGCCAACTATCTTGAAGCAGTAAACAATAAGATAAAGACATCTCCTTTAGAGAAGAGATATCTTACTGATGATGGTAAATCATTAGGAGCTGTCAATGAGATGATGACAGAAGTAAGCTCAATGATACAGACAACAAGAGGCGTTGGCACCAGATACATACAAGGTTATCTAGATTTCCTGCTTCTTAAGAAGCAGGCTAAGTATACATTCAAGAGAAAGGAAATGGCATCTGAGATTCTAAGAATGATGATGGATACTGAGGCTTTCAGTAATGAAATGGTAAGAGCTACACCTATGCCTATTTCACTTAAGGAAGCATATTACGAATATCGTTATGGTATATTCGCTGAATAA
- a CDS encoding AzlC family ABC transporter permease: protein MNEIMKGMKRSIPIALGYFPVAFSFGVLCVSSGLPLGLATFISLTNLTSSGQFAGVQLILSDSTYLEIAITLLLINFRYFLMSLSLSQKIDEKMNTAERMIISFGITDETFALASLQPGKLTFKFMLGFILTPIIGWVGGTLAGEFIMGLLPLALQGAMGIALYGMFLALIVPAMKESMPVTIVVLISIGVHTLFTYVPLFNVMSTGVRLISATLIATCMGAWLFPREDEA from the coding sequence ATGAATGAAATAATGAAAGGAATGAAGAGAAGTATTCCAATTGCACTTGGTTACTTTCCAGTTGCCTTTTCTTTTGGAGTATTATGTGTATCAAGTGGCTTGCCTCTTGGCTTGGCCACTTTTATATCTCTTACAAACTTAACAAGTTCAGGACAGTTTGCAGGAGTACAATTGATTTTATCTGATAGTACTTATCTAGAAATCGCAATAACACTATTATTGATCAATTTTAGATATTTCTTGATGAGTCTTTCTTTATCGCAGAAGATTGATGAGAAGATGAATACAGCTGAACGTATGATCATCTCTTTTGGAATTACAGATGAAACATTTGCGTTAGCCAGTCTGCAACCTGGTAAACTCACATTTAAGTTTATGCTAGGTTTTATCCTAACACCTATTATAGGATGGGTCGGAGGGACTCTTGCGGGAGAATTCATTATGGGCTTATTGCCTTTAGCCTTGCAGGGGGCTATGGGAATTGCCTTATACGGTATGTTCTTAGCTCTTATTGTCCCAGCAATGAAGGAGTCAATGCCAGTAACTATAGTGGTTCTCATTTCTATTGGAGTCCATACACTCTTTACTTATGTGCCATTATTTAATGTTATGAGTACTGGAGTACGCTTGATTAGTGCAACACTTATTGCAACATGTATGGGTGCCTGGTTATTTCCAAGGGAGGATGAAGCATGA
- a CDS encoding AzlD domain-containing protein: MTRYQILAVLVMALFTYLPRFLPLTFFRKKITSKFINSALYYLPYAVLGALTFPGVFNSTPNLVESCAGILVAIFFSYKGKGLVFVAVAAILASYIVQFVI, encoded by the coding sequence ATGACAAGATATCAGATACTAGCTGTCTTAGTGATGGCACTTTTTACTTATCTACCTCGTTTTCTTCCTCTTACTTTCTTTAGAAAGAAGATTACATCTAAGTTCATCAATTCAGCTCTTTATTACCTGCCTTATGCAGTACTAGGGGCGTTGACTTTCCCAGGTGTCTTTAATTCTACGCCTAATTTAGTAGAATCATGTGCAGGTATTCTAGTTGCAATATTTTTTAGTTATAAAGGAAAAGGTCTTGTATTTGTGGCTGTAGCTGCCATACTTGCATCTTATATTGTGCAGTTTGTGATTTGA
- a CDS encoding YcxB family protein, whose translation MVKYCMNLSDEKKEAAINIALESKGNVRKRKIAVPLLIILGIVIIFSGIFLIINSDIFGYVYMVIGIVSLLLAFNAKSFQKFVLKKAELRLDKSFRTGIVEYHFDAEGIEIISQIGYSKNYWTAFKEYGTMEQYIYVKRRDNKIILIDKNDLSTGELEELTQLLLNNVKM comes from the coding sequence ATGGTTAAATATTGTATGAATTTAAGTGATGAAAAAAAAGAAGCTGCAATTAACATTGCTTTGGAAAGTAAAGGAAATGTTCGTAAGCGTAAGATAGCTGTTCCGCTTCTGATTATTTTGGGTATTGTTATTATTTTTAGTGGCATATTTTTAATTATAAATTCTGATATTTTTGGGTATGTCTATATGGTGATTGGAATAGTTAGTCTGCTTCTTGCGTTCAATGCAAAGTCTTTTCAAAAATTTGTATTGAAAAAAGCGGAGTTACGCTTAGATAAGTCTTTTCGTACTGGAATCGTAGAGTATCATTTTGACGCTGAAGGGATAGAAATAATTTCTCAGATTGGATATAGCAAAAATTATTGGACTGCATTTAAAGAGTACGGTACTATGGAACAGTATATATATGTTAAACGCAGAGATAATAAAATAATTTTGATAGATAAAAATGATTTGTCTACTGGTGAGTTAGAAGAATTGACTCAACTATTGTTAAATAATGTCAAAATGTAA